aaagtcaggcctcgtcatttcaacaataaagtcggcacatgcttgccccttgacagctttcctcggctcataggtgatatcaaaggcattcagctctattgcccaattcagcattcgtcctgacgcctccagcttcgTGAAGGGCAGTTTAAGCGGTTGATCTGTAtagaccactattttgtgagctaagaaataaggacggagctttttgctggccatgaacagggctaagccaaacttttccactgtggggtatctaacttcagcattttgaagaacatgactgacaaagtatactgGCATCTTTATTCCCTCCCTCTTTGttagtagaacggcactcaacgagtgtTCGGACACGGCAAGATACATGCAtaattgtctgttggttcagtggtgattgaggctgaacttggtagggaggaccccgtgttcgatcccccacgacaacaattgggaggggactggaacctatccactcagaactcgccccgaatccggattagccctaagggtggaccgggtggtacaccaaaaaaaaaaaataaagtctctCTCTGCAAGGGGCTAACAAGACGAGGTAAGGTATGCAAGTGTTCCTTTAATTTGACCAACGCCGCCTCGGcttcgtccgaccattcaaacttagcCTTCTTTTTGATTGCCCTAAAAAAGTAGTGACACTTGTCTCCGGCCCtagaaaggaatctgcccagggcggccaagcaacctgtgagccgctggacctcttTTACtatctttggtgagctcatatcaattactgcctggatcttttatgggttggcttcaattcctctttcatcaatcaagaaacctaagaatttgcctgacgtcaccccaaacacacacttcttaggattcaatcttatgttgtaagctcgaatagtctcaaatgtctccctaAGATCAGTTATGTGTGCCGTCCGGAGCTTACTTTTcacgatcatatcatcaatataagcttcaatatttctgccgagctgcttgttgaacacagtgttaataagacgctgaaaggtggccggtgcacTCTTTAATccaaacggcatcactttgtagcagtaaaggccttgttcagtaacaaatgacgttttttcctggtcgtcaggccacaacgggatctgatgaaaccctgagtatgcatccatgaagctcatcatagcatgcccCGCCGTAGAGTCGACAAGCCGGTCAATCTTaggcaatgggaaactgtccttgggacattccttattgaggttggtgtagtcaacacacattctccaggtgcCGTTTGGTTTGttgacgaggaccacattagcaacccagtcggggtactgactaggcctgacgaaccctgcatccatcaacttctgtatttccgccgctgccgcctgatttctatcttccccatggttccttttcttctgacgaaccggtttaaagtttgggtccacattcagcttatggacggccacaacAGGGTCAATACCCGACATTTCTTCcactgtgaaagcaaagatatcttcaaattctctcagtaggtggaccaactctgccgccagcgggtcgtcaggaggaATCCCGATGGGCAAtactctgtcaggtttatctgtgtttaataccacattgaaatgggccccaacaggctctggtcgtctctcttccatgtgccttgttgagatagttaatgtttctttgacgactttgggttgtgtgtcgccacattttcgtttgtttccCACCGTGTCTTTCTCTTCACCTGACCCCCACGCTTCCGGACTCAAGGTTGTTAAATAGCagtctctagcttgttgctgatCACCATGTATGGTGCTGACGCTCCCATCATCACATAcaaacttaagaagcatcaggTGGGTCACGATAACAGCCTTTGCCCTATTCAaggtgggacgccccaagatgatattatatgccgtcaggtctttcactatgagGAAACAGACGTCCATTTGTCgaaattcttttttatttaccATCCGCAGGGGAAGAGCAATGATGCCGACTGGAtggatgatactacctccgaaACCTATGATGGggtagtggattttctcaatctttgaggaatcatgttgcaACCGATTTAAGCACTCAAGACTGATTATGTGTGACGAGCTCCCGGTATCAACCAGgatacgcctaaccctcaggTTGGCAACCTTCAACTCAATTACCAAGGGATCATCATGTGGGGTGGCTATTTctccacggtcggcctcgccgatttctaCTTTTGGGAACGGGTCGGCTGTGGCCTTGCCTGATAGCATCACTTGTCCCAGCCGCTTGGCATAATCTTTCTGACCCCTCATGGTCGGTCcaccggcggccaatcctcctgagatgactgccacacactctgggtcggtacggTTACCATCCTCTTCTGAGGGAGGtgatttgttctttttgtagaACGGTTTGCCAGTACCTCCCGTATTTCTGCTAATATAACTCTTTAGGAATCCCTTAGCGGCTAGGCCGTCCAGTGCCCTTTTTAGGCTTTTACATTCGTTGGTGTAATATCCAATGTCACTATGGAAGTGACAGTACAGCTTGGGATCCCTGCTTTCTAGTGGCGGCTTCATGGGGAATGGACGATCAATCTCATACTTGGACCCAGcgtccatcagaattgtgtacatgtctgtgttatactcaaagCGCTCTCGGTCATAAGCTCTGGACCTCTTCTGGCCTGCCGCCCCGGGAGCCCTGTCcgactcttttgcaatagcccacgtcccgttaggccgactcttcttctcaaatttttccttttttgccGCCGGCTCAGTGGTATCACTTCCCCTGGGATCTTTTGGGACGCTGCAAATTTCTGTTGCGTGaatgaaggcctcggcctcatctaATGTAATATCCCATATTTCACTAAGGAAAATACTATATACAACCTTAGATTTATATCCTTAGTCatataataatatagatttataatatataatagtataatttataaacttaGCTTTTACTTTGTGGAATATTTTTATAACACTAACTATCTAAGTAGTACTTTTATAACACTAACTAGCTAGAAAGTAAACTCTAAACAACTTTGCACTGATGAGTCTTAGCCTATTATACGTTGGTTCTAGCTATAGCCTTAGCCCTAACTTATACTTTTGTTAATATCCACGTATAGTTCTACcaatcaataaataaataaatcatatagTAAACAATATCATCATCCTCGTCAATTGTAGCGTCCTACCCGTATCGAGCAAAAATCTAGGAGGAATATACCTCTAAGCACAATATCCTAACTAATTTACCATGATTGTAGGATTTCGTAGTCAACCCGTATCTTAACCGTAAAATCTCACCCTTATCTCATTAGAATCTTTAACCACTCAAATTGATAACCCTAGTGTGCCCTCTCTATAAATACCGACTCATGCCTCATAACTCAAGTTTTTGCAACCCCTCAAGCACTCGTGAAAACAAAAACCAGAGAAAACAAAAGTCAATTGCCGAGATTGGTTCCCATCTACTTTCGGCTTCACCGAAATACCATCAAACAACTTCCGAAACCACCGCGAAAAACATCGTCTCATAGTTTGCAGTACCCTCTTCGCATCCGGTTTGTAAATTCTGAAAACCGTCAGTAAACGGAGGTAATGTGACCTTTTGAAATCAACCTTGTTCTTCCGTATTACTTCTATTTTGGTGTAACAGGTTGATGTTCTTTTAACGGCCTTCAACCTCTTGTTTTAATGATTAATGCTCTTCTTTGAGAACCCATGTGCAACAAACTACTAATCAACTTCTCCTATTTGATCCACTTAAGATTAAGGACTTAATATTATAAGTTAAACTACTACCTTAAATACACGCATAGAATATAATGGTAATATGAGTTTAATGAGTATGTTTCTATACCTCATTCGAGAACATATACGATTACTTTCACTACActaactctaattaattattaataaagcCTTCGAACCACTTCTTACGTATATTGACATCGACTATTTTACGCTGTTTATAGAGTAGGTAGATCGTGAGGATACCCACTAGTGTTCTTGTTCGTGTGCGTAATTTGTTAAGCTAAACTTAATAAGGTAAGTTACTATGTTCACTGTTTTGCCAAACCCTGTAAAAATTGGATTTTGACGTGCGTATGTGACGTCCGTATATGTATTATGATTTTGGTGAAAAATATATTGCGCCGTCTTCCAACTATGTGGGTTCTCTGCCTTTGGTGATTGATTATTCATGACGTATTTCACCTTGGATATATAGTGCCAACTAATAACCAAAGCTCAACAATACCAATATTTGAGTATCTGACGTACATGTATCATGTATAGTAATTCTCTATATCACAGGGATTGTAATGTGAAACAATGAGAAGCAATATAGTTGATCACATATAGTTAACTTGTTAATAATGAAAGCCGAGATGCTTTTAAATGATTTCGTGCAATATAGCTCAATGTTAGATCTTTTCGTGTATTATATGGCCACGAGTAACCCCTTTAACAATAACCATTTACAGTGAAATACACTTGGTTGGTAAGGCATCTTAGGTAGGATCCCCTAAGGTGGTGAACATATTGGTGGTACGACACAATGTGTCTTAATATTTTGGTCGAAGCTAACTAGCACGACCTAGGCTTAatctactcctttgagttaaaacactcactggggggtgtgcacacttaaggactaagacctattttggtggttacatccatTAGGGTGGTAGTCTCGAACTACAATTATGGTGGAATTATCTTGTTCTCTTACctctaagtaattaattaactgtTAATTATGGACTGAGTGCGTGTGCTTgttacgtgctatttgtgcatgaAATGTTTTTAAGATAAAATGTTTTCCAAAGTAAGAAAAAGGTTTTCGAAAATGTTTTACAGGGTGAAGTAGTACTTACTCAATTTCCACTGATTTGTGGTTTCCCTTCTGTATATGTTTTTCCAATTTACAGGTATGCGTGGCACGTCCTGAGCGACCGTTTCACAACAACTAGTAGCAAGTTATTAATAACGTAAATCACCTAAAGACAATCAGTTGGGTTTTATTTAATTCAGTTTGTAACTATATTTTGGGTAGTTGGTTTAAGTTATTTAATTATGACAATGTTGGTTTAtttataaaggttggattattgatGGATAATATAGCCTTACATTTGGGTTGTAACCTAAATGTGGCGGTAATAcccttaatttattattttatgcttCCGCTATAAGACCTAAACAGGTATGgaaattgggggtgttacaTCTAACACCTCTGCCATGGTTCGCacacttttctttaccagatcaaacttgaacaAGCCCTTCTTAAGCCCTCGAATAAAGTTATCAAATGCCACACCATCCGGCAAATCTGGGATTTGCCCCGCCTCCAAGTTGAATCTTTTTACATAGCTTCTCAGagactcgtctttcccttgctgaatTCGACTCAagtgcatgctcgtcttcttctcttctttgtgagccatgaaccgagtggAAAACAATAACtcaagctccgaaaaagagcgaatggTTCCAGCTGGGAGCCTCTCAAACCACTTAGACGCTACCCCTTTCAGTGTTCCTGGAAAGTACTTACACCAAGTTGAGTCGGTtgttccttgaacatacatgtgatgtCTGTAAACTAAGAGATGCATGTCTGGGTCCGTAGTCCCATCATaggcatcaatgttgggcggcttgaccTTGGGCTCCTTTGGTGCTCTCATAATGgtgtctgcaaaaggggtggtgtgtcctagggccatgttggacaccccctcctaaatgtgatacacaggatcCTGGAGCCTTGAGTATGGCTCCCGTCGAGAAGACTCGCGACGACGAGTTTGAAATATGGAACGAGTGACACCCTGGCGCGCTTGGCTCAAGTGTGTGTAAGTGGCATGAGGTAGAGGTCTATCCGGAATGACGGGGGTGGATCCCGTATATGAAATTTCGGACTAAGAGTCTGGTACTTGCTCGGCTTGCGGCTGTTCACGTCCTCGAGACGATTCGCCGACCAGCCGCTGAGGCAGCCGGCGCGGTAGGTAAGACATTGTCTGATTGGGCTGATTTGCTGGCGGCCGCCTCcttaggtcctcgcctgtcTGCCTGGTCCAGACGTTCGGGGGacgcaaagaaagtgttggcctattgcttgccggtCCCTCATGATTTGCAGCAGCAGCATTGGTGTAAATCAGCATGCTCTTCTGcacctcagcattaactgtcttgcccatatcagcttggaactcggccaaaatagcccgaacAGCACCCACAGAGACGGGCATATctgggttctcctctattacgGTATCtgcccgaggatccaggtgtccacCTGGAGGGGTGCGATTGTCCTGGTCGTCCTCTTcactgagcacctctacctcgaCGGCGTGACGAGGTGTGTGCCCTGCCGCAAAGACCCGGGCGGCCTCTCCGGTGATTCTCGGGGCCGGCGTCTGATGCTCAGCCGGTATTTCTCTTTCCAGGGGTGGCCGCTCCACTCGCTTAGGCCGCCCAGTATcattgtcctgtcgttgatcttccatgctaccgtacctccccacagacggcgccaaatgttgtgaggtttttccggtgagataacCTGGAGGTTTTCTGGTAACTGAGATCTTCGCAagaatgtatttttatagagagagaaagtagagagaaggcagaacAGTAATTGTTCTTGAttatattgattgtgacccctttttctagggaaatggggttatttatagtactaggtttttgtagGAATGACCTAACATTCTCTTCACCTGATTGGCTAAgctatgggaggaggacacatGTCCTTCCCTTTTACAATTTCCTGGCCTTTTAGACAtaagtgggctatttgggcctttGTGGCCATTGTAGAGTACTGATTACATGTGCCCATTAGGTTTAGATACATTATATGTAATTAGACGTACATAATACAAATACGTATACCCTAGAGATACATGGACTGACACTTATTCTACAGAATAGACGTCGTATGGTCTTTGCTTACGGGGCGCAATACGGGACACGTGTCACATCCTTATTGGTACACGATGgtacggtaattttgcccacaacaggatcctaattaaattatcaattaattatgaaaatcaaaacgaattttaaattatttgaaattcaacaaattaattataattacaaattaggttgtataattaacaaaattagaccttaaaatttttaaacatatacagtaggtaaatcataaatttaagatttacatacaagattcgcaaatatttaatttaacatcataaaaattacaaattttgcattcgaaaaactaaaacctccgaaaagtgatagtcaggcttcgaatttgggaattttgggttcggcatcaaacctctaatttttgtcaaaatctAAAACGTCCTTTACATGCGAaaatcactataaaaacataaaatttcGACCAtttttgacaaaactgccgaaaatcctgcgaacatataattcaaataatcgcacgaatttgcaattaattacaatcacaaaattaatcacccctttaattcattgcaaatttataaaatttaatccatgttatctataattgattatggaattaattagaggctcgtgataccactgtaaggttatgaataatacaaataatataattcatgcggaaaaacgaTAAAGCCAGGagtccaaattaattgccacatagtcaattagcataatttaggttacatacaatgtgatgcgtgccctccctagctactcccgaaccgaacaagaacaagtctttagctCTCCAAGtctcgcccctccgtagaaaatccacagcacgttcggatccgccttatatTCACTCCAGGTAATTGTTTTATTTTACTGCAATTTTAGgt
This genomic stretch from Spinacia oleracea cultivar Varoflay chromosome 3, BTI_SOV_V1, whole genome shotgun sequence harbors:
- the LOC110790416 gene encoding uncharacterized protein, whose product is MRAPKEPKVKPPNIDAYDGTTDPDMHLLVYRHHMYVQGTTDSTWCKYFPGTLKGVASKWFERLPAGTIRSFSELELLFSTRFMAHKEEKKTSMHLSRIQQGKDESLRSYVKRFNLEAGQIPDLPDGVAFDNFIRGLKKGLFKFDLVKKSVRTMAEVLDVTPPISIPV